Genomic segment of Myxococcus stipitatus:
GGACGCGGACGGTGTGTTGCCGTACTTGTGCAGCTTCGGCCGGCACTTGTCGCGAGGAATCTCCTGCCGCTCCAGCAGCGCCTCCCAGGAGCGGGCGTTGAAGTTGCCGGGCTTGACGGGGCCCCGCTCTCTAATCGGAAACAGCTTCGTCTGTCCCCTTTTTTCCCCTCTGATGGGTAGGGAGCCAGGCGGCCGCGTTGGCAATGCAACGCGTCAACTCTTCCTGGAGTCCCGCCTGGGCCGTGGCCAGGGCCGCACCCAGGGCGTTGTGGATAGCGCGCGGGCTGGAGCGCCCATGCGCCACGATTCCCACGCCGCGCAGGCCCAGGAGCGGAGCGCCCCCATACTCGGCGTAGTCCACCACCCGGCGCAGGCCCGCCAGGGCGGGCTGGAGCAGGAGCGCGCCCAGCTTCTCCGACAGGCCGCCCCGCTTCTCGATGGCCTGGCGCAACAGCCCCACGACGCCCATGCCCACGCCCTCGGATGTCTTGAGGACGACATTGCCGGTGAAGCCGTCCGTCACCACCACCTGCACGTCGCCGGAGAACAGGTCCTTGCCCTCCACGTAGCCGACGAAGTCCAGGCCCGACTGGCGCAGCAGCTCGCTCGCCTCGCGCGTCAGGGGTGTCCCCTTGGAGGGCTCCTCGCCATTGGAGAGCACGCCCACCCGGGGGCGCGCCACGCCCAGGCGCAGGCGCACGTACGCCTCGCCCAGCACGGCGAACTGCGCGAGGTGCGAGGGGCGACAGTCCACGTTGGCCCCCGCGTCCAGGAGCAGGGACCTTCCGCCTCCCTTGAGGGCCGGGAAGAGCGCGGCGATGGCGGGACGCTCCACCCCGGGCAGCCGGCCCAGCGTCAGGAGCCCCCCCGCCATGACGGCGCCCGAGTTGCCCGCGGACACCAGCGCGTCCGCGTGACCGTCACGCACCAGCTCGAACCCCACCCTCAAGGAGGAGTCGCGCTTGCGGCGGAAGGCGGTGGAGGCGTGGTCGTCCATCTCCACCACCTCCGAGGCGTGGTGGATGCGCAGGTTGGACGGGGGCAGCCCCTTGCCCAGCAGCGGCGTCACCTTCGCCGTGTCCCCCACCAGCACCACCTCGTGGTCGGGGTGGGCCCGGGCGAAGAGCACACCTCCCTCCACCGGAGCCCCCGGCGCGTGATCCCCACCCATCGCATCCAAGACCAGCCTCATCCCCACCATCCCCTTCTGCGTGCGCCTGCCATGTCGACCCTGTCCCTACACCTCCCGGGCCAGGCGGCGCGCAGCACACCAGGAACCTCCCAGGGGGGCAACGACTCGCTGCCCCGGCGCGGGTTCGGCGCCTCGGGCCCCGACGGATGATCCACGCGAGGGGGAGAATGGGGCGGGCGCCAAGGGCGTTGTCCTGACCTGCCGCGTGGGGTATCAGGGCGGTGGACGGTGGTCCTCCCGGCGCTCGTACACGCGCATTGACTCGGGCCTTGCGAGCCGCTAGGTTCCGCCGCCTTTCTAGCCAGACAGGGAGTACGCGAGTCACTCGCGAACCCTCCTGGCTTGGTGTTGGACGACATGTTGCGCAGGGAGCCGGGGACCCCGGCACAGCGCGTGAGATAGAGGTGAGCCGTGGGTGTCCCCAAGAAGCGTACTTCCAAGATGCGTCGTGACCGCCGTCGCGCGGCCAACAACAACCTGCGCACCGCCGTGCAGGTGACCAAGTGCCCCAACTGCAAGGAGCCGGTGATGCCGCACCGCGCCTGCACGTCCTGTGGCCAGTACAAGGGCCGCGAGCTGCTGCCCCAAGCCGAAGCCTGATGACCTGCTCATGACGCTCCCGTCCAGGAGCGTCGTGTCATGCGAAGGGCCGCGCCTCCCACCTGGAGGTCGCGGCCCTTGCTGTTTCACGGCCCCGCCTCTTCCGGCGGGGCCCCTGTCCCAGGTGCTTCAGTTGCTGAGCTTGATGTTCTTCAGCGGCGCCAGGCGGGGGTCCACCGGCTTCGTCTCACACTGGCACTTCGCCTCGTTGAGGTTGGTGCCGCACTGCGAGCACAGCCCCTTGCAGTCATCCTTGCAGGTGACGTTCATGGGCAGCGCCAGCAGCAGCTGCTCCCGGACGATGGGGTCCAGGTCGATGGTCTTCCCATCGAAGACCTCCTGGTCCACGTCATCCAGCTCGAAGGAGCCACCCGTCTCGCCCTGCTGCCGCTCCTTCTTCTCCATGGACTTCTCGTCGTCGTCCGAGAAGCCCTCACCGCGCGCCATCGACTCCGGCACCAGGTTGAGGTGGAAGGAGACGGGCAGCGCCAGCTCCACGTCCTTCAAGCAGCGCTTGCAGGGGCTGCCCACGTGGGCGGTGAACTGGCCCTCCAGCAGCACGCCACCGCTCACGCGGCGCAGGGTCGCCTTGAGCCGCGACGGCTTCATGGCCCGGAAGCCCGTATCCTGCCCGGACTCCCCACCTTCCAGCGCGGTGCCCAGCAACTCCTGGGCGAGGGGCTCATCCAGCTTGAGCCCCGAATCATGAATTTGTTCAACCTTTACGAGCATTTACGAGACTTCCAGGTCAAATGGGGGCGGGCAACATAGAGGGCGGCCCCCCGAGCGTCAACACGCCCCAGTTCGACAGCACCCCGAAGATGTCACTGCGCCGTCACCTCCGGTGGGGCGCCCTTCGTGGATCCTCCAGACAACGCTTTGATAGGGTCGATTCGATGCACAGGCACGATTCTCGGTCGCGGGTGGGAGCGATGCTCCTCGTCGTGGGCCTGCTGGCTCCTCCGGGGCTGGCCCGTCCTCTCTTCCCCGCGCCTGTCCTCTCGCAGCTCGGGCCAGCAAGCCCCGACATCACCCGCGCGCGGGAGCAGATCGACGACGGCGAGTTCGAGGAGGCCCGCCGCACCCTCCAAGCCGGGCTGGACGCTCCGGACGTCACCGACGACCAGCTGGTGGAGCTCTACCGCCTCCTGGGCCTCACCGCGCTGTACCTGGGGGATGAGACCCAGGCACGCGAGGCCTACGAGAAGCTGCTCCAGGCCCGGCCCGACTACGAGCTGCCCCGCTCGGCCCCTCCCAAGCTGCGCTCGCTCTACGCGCGCATCAAGGAGGACATCCGCAGCCGGCGCGTGCGCCCCGTCACCCTGGACGTGGATCCGATTCCGGATCCGCCCGGCGGCGAGCCCATCACCGTGGAGGCCACCATCCAGGAGCTGGCGCTGGGGGCTCGCGCGCGCCTGTTCTACCGGCGGGCCGGAGACCAGGCCTACAACTCCGTGGACTTCGTGAAGGACCGCGAGGCGCGCGAGCACTTCCGCGCCGTCGTGCCCGCCTACGACGTGCCCGTGGAGCCGGAGCCCTACGAGGTGGAGTACTACTTCGAGGTGGTGGACGCCGCGCAGCGCCGGCTCGCCGGACGGGGCGACTCGTTCCAGCCCCTGCTCTTCCAGGTCTCCTCGCGCGTGCAGGCCACCACCGCCGCCGAGGTCTCCGAGGGGCGCCCCTGGTACAAGAGCCCCTGGCTCTGGGTGGCCGTGGGCGCGGTGGCCATCGGCGGCACCGCAGGCATCGTGGCCCTCTCCTCCTCCGAGGACCGGGGCCGCGTCCCCATCACCATTCGCGTGGACCCTTCCCAGCCATGAGCTCGCGCCACTTGAAGTTCCTGCCGTTCGCCCTCGGCCTCTGCGCATGCGGGCCCGACACGTCGGCCACCTCCGGCCGCTTCGGCCTGGACGTGGTGATGTCGCGCGCCGTGGCCGACGAGGTCCACGCGCTCCAGGTCAGCGTTGTGAAGGACGGCTCACGCCGCAACTGCACGGAGCTGCAGCGCACCTGCCTCAACACGCAGGTGAAGCGCGAGGACCTGGTGGTGCTCGAGGACCCGCGCGGCAACGAGGGCCGCGCGCTGCGCTTCACCGTGGACCTGGCCGCCATGCAGAACGGCGGCAGCCAGGCGCTCGCGGTGGACGTGCCCGTGGGGCGCGACTACGCGCTCGTCATCGAGGCCCTGGCCGTCGGCTCGCCCTCCCGCTTCCTCGGCAGCTCCTGCAACTACCTCAAGGTCGTCAACTCCGGGGACAACGCCCCCGTGGTCGCCGCGCCCCTGGTGCTGACCGAGCAGTCCTGCGACCCGTCCATCGCCCCCTGAGCGGGAGGGCGCTTCCACCCCCGCGCGTCTAGCGCCACGCCGCTACACCTTTCCCAGAGGACTCCATGACGCGCATCCTGATCATCGAGGACGAGCAGGACCTCGCCGGGCTCGTCGAATACAACCTCCGCGCCGCGGGCTTCGACACCGAAGCCGCGAACACCGGCGCCGGAGGCCTGGCCCGCGCCCGGGCGAACCCACCGGACCTGCTCCTGTTGGACATGATGTTGCCGGACATCGCCGGCGGAGAAGTGCTGCGCCTGCTCAAGCAGGACCCGGAGCTGCGCAAGACGTCCGTCATCATCGTCAGCGCCAAGGGCCAGGAGTCGGACCGCGTCCAGGGGCTGGAGCTGGGCGCGGATGACTACGTGGTGAAGCCCTTCTCCGTCCGGGAGCTGCTCCTGCGCGTCAAGGCGGTGCTGCGCCGGGGCGACACGGACGACAGCGGCCCCGCGCAAGTCCTCGCCGCGGGCGACATTGTCCTGGACACCTCGCGCCACCAGGTGCGCGTCAAGGACGGGGAGGTCATCCTCACCGCCCTGGAGTTCCGCCTGCTGCAGACGCTCCTGGAGAGAATCGACCGGGTGCAGACGCGCGAGGTGCTCCTCTCCGATGTCTGGGGCATCCAGGCGGAGATCCACACCCGCACGGTGGACACGCACATCAAGCGCCTGCGCGAGAAGCTGGGCCCCTCCGGCGACATCATCGAGACGGTGCGCGGCGTGGGCTACAAGCTCAGCCCTCCGTAGCGCTGGCGCCGTCCGACACCTGAAGGCCCGCGACACATGCCCCTGCGCTACACGCTCCTGCCCCTGCTCCTGCCAGCCACGCTGGTGGGGTTGCTCGTGGTCGCCCTGGGAACACCCGGCGGCGCGGTGCCCGTGGCCCTCATCACCCTGGCGGGCTCCCTCATGGCGCTGGGGCTCAGCCGCGGCGCGCTGCAGCGACAGCTGGACCAGCTGGAGCGCAACACCCGCGGCCGCGCCGAGGGCGGTGGAGGCCCCTCCCCCGACCCGGACCGGCTGGAGGAGGTCGCGAGCCTCGAGGGCGCCATCGACTCGCTGCACACGCACCTGACGGCGCGCAACGCGGAGCTCGTCCAGGAGTCGCGCACCCTCACCGCCGTGCTGGACAGCATGGCCGAGGGCATCTGGGTGACGGACGCCGACGGCACCGTGGTGCGCCACAACGACGCGCTGCGGGACATCCTCCAGCCCGTCGCCCCCATCCCTGGCCAGCGCCCCATCGCCGTCATCCGCGACGACCAGCTCCACGACGCCGTCCTCCGCGCCTGCCGCGAGGGCGCCTCCAGCCGCCTGGAGCTGTCGCTCGAGGGCCTGTTCCCCCGCACGCTGGCCATCCGCGTCACCCCCCTGGGCAAGGACCTGCCCGGCAGCGCCGCCGTCTTCCACGACGTCACCGAGCTGCGCCGGCTGGAGAAGGTGCGCAAGGACTTCGTCGCCAACGTCTCCCACGAGCTGCGCACCCCCATCACCGCCATCCGCGGCTACGCGGAGACGCTCCAGGGCGGCGCGCTGGGCGACGCGCAGATGGCCCCACGCATGGTGGAAATCATCCACCGACAGTCCGAGCGCCTGTCCGAGCTGGTGGAGGACCTGCTGGAGCTGTCGCGGCTGGAGTCGCGGGAGGTGAGCCTGAAACTCACGGAAGTCCCGCTCGCCGAGGCCGCCGCCCGCGCCGCCGACACCGTGCGACCCAAGGCCGAGGGCAAGGGCCAGGTGGTTTCACTCCATGTTCCACCGGACCTGGTCGCGGTGGGAGACCCCCGAGCCGTCGAGCAGGTGCTGCTCAACCTCCTCGACAACGCGGTGAAGTACACGCCGGCGGGTGGGCGTGTGGACGTGGACGGAGCGTATGAGGATGGCCGGTGCGTGGTGCGGGTGCGGGACACCGGGGTAGGCATCGAGCCGCGTCATCTGTCCCGCATCTTCGAGCGCTTCTACCGGGTGGACAAAGGGCGCAGCCGGGACATGGGCGGCACGGGGTTGGGCCTGTCCATCGTCAAGCATCTGCTCCAGGCCATGGACGGCGAGGTCAAGGTCGAGAGCCAACCGAACGAGGGGAGCACGTTCACGATTTTTCTGCCCCAGGCGGCTCGCGCCGGCACTGCGACAGGGTAGGATGTGGCGACCATGCGGGTCGCAATCCTCGCCGACATCCACGGCAATCTCCCCGCCTGCGAGGCCGTCCTCGAGGACATCGCGCGCTCCGTGGCGCCGGATTACATCGTCGCGGCCGGCGACCTGGCCCTGCGCGGTGCGCACCCGCGCGAGACGGTGGACCTCCTCTTCGACCGCTGCGACTCGGTGCTGATGGGGAACACGGACTGCTACCTCGCCGGGAACTACCTGGGGGGTGCCTACCGCGAGCGCGACCACTGGAAGACGGAGCTGTTGCGGTGGACGCGAGACCAGCTGGGTGACTCGCTCCTGCAGAAGCTGGGCGCCCTGCCCTTCTCCGTGCGCTACACGCCGCGCAAGGGCCAGGACCTCTTCGTCTGCCACGCCAACCCGCGCAACCTCGAGGAGTCGCTGGACCCCACGCTGGATGACGTCGCCGTGCGCCGGTACTTCGCGCACCTGGACGCCGCCGCGTGTGCCTTCGGCCACCTGCACTTCCCCTACCGCCGCCGCGTGGGCCGCATGCTCATCGCGGACGTGGCCAGCGCGGGCATTCCCCGCGACGGAGACCTGCGCCCCGCCTACGGCGTCTTCACGTACACGCCCAAGGGCTGGCGGGTGCAGATTCGCCGCGTGCGCTATCCGGTGCGCAAGGCCACCCAGGCGCTCACCGCGCGCCGCGTCCCCGGCGGGCCGCTGCTCATCCACAAGCTGGTGGAGGCGCGCTACCGCCACCACCACGCGCTGATGGAGGCCGCGCGCCGCCACTCCGGCCTGCCGCCTCCGGGCCCCGTGCTGCGGCCGCCTCCGGGCGCGCCCGTGCGCAACGCCGCGGTGCCCCTGGAAGGCCGTGCGCCGGTGGACGTGGACCCCGCCTCGCTGCCCACGGACCTTGACGGAACCGTGACAGATGCCGCGCCGCTGCCCCTGGATGTGTTGAACGACCTGGACGGCTAGGCAGTTGTCGCCAGGGCGTTGCTTGCGAGGCGTGGCCCCGGGTGGTTGAGGGCAGGCCACCATGTCTCCTCGAGAGCTCCCGTTGTTGTTCGTCCGACATGCCGAAGCCGAGGACACCCACGTCCTGGGCGACGAGGCCCGCTCGCTCACCCCCGAAGGCCGCGCCCTCTTCCGCCAGCACGCGCGCAAGCTGGCCCGGCTCACGCCCCTGCGAGGCATCATCACCAGCCCCCTGGTCCGCGCCGTCCAGACGGCGGAGCTCCTGGCCGAGGCCCTGGGCCTGTCCCGCGTGGAGGTGCACCCCGCGCTGATTCCACGCAGGAGCGGCGCGCGGCGCATCCTGAAGCTCGCGCGGGAATTGGGCACGGGCTTCGCGCTGGTGGGCCACAACCCCTCGCTGGAGCAGGCCCTGGCGCTCGCGCTGGGCGACGACGTCCAGGCCCCGGAGAAGCTGCGCAAGGGCACCGCCGTGGCGCTGCAGCACACGGGGGATGATGGCGACTTCCAGCTCGTCTGGTGGGCCTCGCCCGGCCGCGTGCTGAGGCGCTACGACGGGGACCGGTGAGCCTCAGCCCTCCGCCGCGCCGACCAGGAAGGACACCAGGAGCAGCACCAGCACCGCGGTGGTGATGGCCACGAAGAGCCTATCCTTCTGTTGCCGGAAGATGAGCAGCGACAGCGCCACGCGCATCACCGGCACGGCCATCATCACCAGGAGCCCCGCCATGACGAACGACTGCCCGCGCGCGGCCATCGCTCCGGCCACCACCTCCGCCAGCCCGTGCGGCACGGGGTGCGGCGCGGTGAGGCGCTCCAGCGCCTCCGAGGACACGAGGTAGTCGGGGTGGCGGAAGAACGTCACCACCGTGCCCAGCGTCACCAGCGACAGGCTGGCGACGACGCCGTGGCGCAGGAGGTCGCTGATGAGCAGCTCCGGTACCAGCGGGACGGCCTCCGGCTCGGGCGGTGACGACACGCGAGGCGCGGGCGCCTGCGGACGCGGCTCGGTCGACGGAGGCTCCTTCATGACGTCCACCCCTTGTGCAGCATCTCGAACGCGACCCACAGCAGCACGCCCACGAAGAGCACGCGAAGCCACGCCGCATCCACCCGCGTCATGAGGTGGCGCGAGCCCAGCCACGCGCCCAACGTGACGCCCACGCACACGGGCCCGGCGATGAACGGGTCGATGTGGCCTCGCGCGAAGTACACGCCCGCGCTGGCCGCCGCCGTCACGCCAATCATGAAGTTGCTCGTGGCCGTGGACACCTTCAGCGGCAGCCGCATCGTCAGGTCCATGGCTGGCACCTTCAGCGCGCCCGAGCCGATGCCCAGCATGCCGCTCACCGTGCCCGCCACGTACATCAACCCCAGCCCCGCGAGGGGACGGGTGACGCGGTAGCGCACCTCGCGGCCCGTGGACTCGTCCCAGTAGCCGCCGTGCAGCGCCAGCCGGTCCGCCAGCGCATCCTCGGGCACGGGCGCCGGCACGCCTCCGTTCATCCGGCGCAGCATCACCAGCGCCGAGTACGCCATGACGGCGCCGAAGACGAGGTACACGCCGCGCCCGCCCACGCGGCCCGACAGAAAGGCCCCGGTGAGCGCGCCCGCGGTGGTGGCCAGCTCCAGGAACATGGCCACGCGCAGGTTGGCCATGCGCTCACGCACATACGCCGCCGCCGCGCCGCTGGAGGTGGCGATGACGGAGACGATGGACGCCCCCACCGCGTAGTGGATGTCCACCTTCAGCAGCAGGGTGAGCACGGGGATGAGGATGAGCCCGCCGCCAATCCCCAGCAGCGAGCCCAACAGTCCCGCGCCCACGGAGAAGCACAGGACGACGAACGTGAAGAAGAAGGGAGTCATGCGGCGCCGGCCGCATCCTTCCTCTCCGCCGTCTGAATTCCAATCAAAGGCCACGGCCTCGATAGGGCCGTGGCCTGGGGCCTACATGTGGTGCGAGGCCTAGTGGTTGCTCGCCACGGAGAGCCGCGGGGGGCTCCCCTCCTGGTTCGCGGCCGAGCCCTCGCCCGGGTGGAGGATGTCGCCGCTGAGCTCGCGCAGGAGCGCCTCGCCCACCAGCTCCGTCATGGGCACGAACCGGCCGTGCCCCGGGCGCCAGACGTGGACCTGGGCGCTCGCGATGTCGAACCACCAGCCGTGCAGCCGCAGCTTGCCGGCGGCGACGCGCTCCTTCACGAGCGGGTAGGACGACACGTGCTGGAGCTGCTGGAGCACGTTGAGCTGGGAAAGCCGATCATACTCGGCCAGGCCCTCCCCCACCGTGCTGCCCTCCTTGAGGGCCCGCAGCGCCTCCTGGCCATGCTTCAGCCAGGCCTGGAGGTTGGGAGCCCCCGGCACCTCGCCGCCCGCGAGCACCGCCTTCATCGCGCCGCAGCTGGAGTGACCGCAGATGACCAGGTCCTCCACCTCCAGGTTGCTCAAGGAGAACTCGAGCGCGGCCGCCTCGGACTGGTCGCCCATGGAGACGCCCTTCGTGTCCGAGGGCGGAATCAGGTTGCCCACGTTGCGGACCACGAACAGGTCGCCCGGGTCCGTCGTCACGAGCAGGTTGGGCACCATCCGGCTGTCCGAGCACGAGATGAAGAGGCAGTCGGGGTTCTGTCCGTTCGCCAGCCGCGCGAAAGTCTCTCGATACGCGGGCCGGCCCTTGAGCTGGAAGTCGAGCAGTCCTCGGATGAGCTTCTTCATGGGGCACCTTCGGAGGCGAGTTTGTTGGAGGAAACAGAAGTGTTGAGAACAGAACGCGAGGCCTGGGTCGTTCCACTGCGGACCCACACCTCCTCGAGCGACTCCATGACGACCGAGCCGCCCGTCTTGCGATACGTGTCACTCCAGCTTTCGATGGCCTCGAAGCCCGAGTGGTCCAGCGTATCCACCGACAGGTCGATGCGCACCTTCGAACCCGCGGGAATCTGCGCGAGCGCCGTCGACAGCCGCGGCACACCCACGAAGGTGAGCGAGCCCGACACGCGAACCAGGTGCTCCCCGTTCGCCTGCGTCACGTCCACCTTCACGCTGCCCAGCCGCCACAACAACCGCAGGATGGCCACCAGCAATCCCAGGCCGATGCCCGCCAGCAGGTTGATGCCGACGACTCCCGCCACCGTCGCCGCATAGACAACCACCTCACCGCGCTTCGACAGCTCGCGGATGTGGTGCATGTTGACCAGCTTCGCGCCGACGACGACGAGCAGGCCCGCGAGCACCGTGAGCGGCACCAGCCCCGCCACCGAGCCCAGCATCGTCACGAACAGCAACAGCCAGATGCCGTGCATCAGCGCGGACATGCGCGTCCGAGCGCCCGCCGCGATGTTCGCCGCGCTGCGGACGATGACGCCTGTAATCGGCAGACCGCCCACGAGCCCGGACACCGTGTTCGCCACGCCCTGCGCGAACAGCTCCTTGTCCAGGTTGGCGCGAGGCCCCGTGTGCATCTTGTCCGTGGCCACCGCCGACAGGAGCGACTCCGCGCTCGCCACCAGCGCCAGCGACAGCACCGCCGTCACGAACGGGCCCCAGTTGCCGGTGGGCAGCGCCGGCCACTGCATGCTGCTGAACACATTGGCCGGCAGCTCCACGCGCGCCACGTCCGCGCCCCAGATGACCGACACCGCCGAAGCCCCCACCACCGCCACCAGCGGCGCGGGCACCAGCTTCAGCTTGCCCTTGGCCAACATCGGCCACACCACCATCAACGCGATGGTGAGCAGGCCCAGCATCGCCGCGGGACCGTGCAGGTCCATCACCTGCCCGGGCAGCTCCTTCAGGTTCTGCCACGCGTTCGACTGAGGGCTGCCCCCCAGCACGATGTGCACCTGGCCCAGCACGATGAGGATGCCGATGCCCGCGAGCATGCCGTGAATCACCGCCGGGGAGATGGCCAGCGCCGCGCGAGCGACCTTCATCCACCCCAACCCCATCTGGATGAGCCCCGCGACGGCCACCGCCGCGCACGTCATCGCCAGCCCCATCGTCTGGATGAAGCCGAACACCATCACCGCCAGGCCGGCCGCGGGGCCGCTCACCTGCAGCGGCGCGCCACCCAACAGGCCCACCACCAGGCCACCCACCACGCCAGCGATGAGGCCCGACACGATGGGCGCTCCCGACGCCAGCGCGATACCCATGCACAAGGGCAGCGCTACCAGGAAGACAACCAGGGAAGCAGGCAGGTCCGCGGCCCACGACTTCCAGGCCGAGCCCGCGTTGCCTTGACTCGTCGACATCGCCAAACACCTCCACGAGAAGACGCCACCCCACGGTGGCGCGCGCTGAGTCTCGCGGCGCGTCATGGCAATGCTCGTGCCATGAGGCATCTGGCCTAACCTGCTGATTTCAAAGGGAGCTTTGGCCTCCGACGGAGGGCGGGCAATGAAAGGAAATTCAAGTGCCCGCGGCGGACTTCAAGAAATTTAAGCAAGGAACTTGAAGTGCCCGCCTGGCGGGTGGCCGGGGCCCCGCCCGACGCCTCAGGACTCGTCGAGCTTGCGGAGGAACGTCGGGTACGACAAGCCCAGCACCTTGGCCGCCTCCATGCGGCGGCCCTCCAGGCGGCCCAGCACGTGCTTCACGTACAGGCGCTCCACGTCATCCAGCGCGCGCGGAGGCCCCCCGACGACGAAGGCATCCGGGTCCGCGACGGCGGGCCCCATCGGCCCCCGGGGCTCCAGCGCCTGGAGCTCCAGTGCGGGGCCGGGCTCCAGCACCAGCGCGCGCTCCAGCACGTTGCGCAGCTCGCGCACGTTGCCCGGGAAGGGATAGCGCTCCAGGCGCGTCCTCGCGGCGGGGGTGAAGTCCACGGGCCTGCGCCCCAGCTCCGCGCACAGCTCCACCAGCAGCGACTCCGCCAGCGGCAGCACGTCCTCGCGCCGCTGACGCAGGGGCGGAATCTCCACGCGGAAGACGCTGAGGCGGAAGTACAGGTCCTCGCGGAAGCGGCCCTCGGCCACCTCGCGCGTGAGGTCGCGGTTGGTGGCCGTCACCACGCGCGCGTTGCTCGTCAGCTCCGTCGTGCCGCCCAGCCGTCGGAAGGCGCCCTGGTCCAGGAAGGTGAGCAGCTTGGCCTGGAGGCTCAGCGGCAGCTCGCCAATCTCGTCGAGGAAGAGGATGCCGCCGTCGGCCACCTCCACCAGCCCGCGCCGCGCCGCGCGGGCGTCCGTGAAGGCGCCGCGCTCGTGGCCGAACAGCTCGCTCTCCACCAGCGAGGACGGCAGCGCGGCGCAGTTGACGTGGACGAAGGGCCCCTGGCCGCCCTGCACGTTGTGCAGGTGCCGCGCGAGCACCTCCTTGCCCGCGCCCGTCTCCCCGGTGATGAGCACGGGGCTGCGCGGCGCGGTGGCGATGCGCTCGATCATCTGGAGCGCGGACACCATGGCGGGCGCGCGCGGACGCAAGAGGCGCCGCCTGCCGCCCAGCTCGCTCTCCGCCTGACGCAGCCGCTCGTGCAGCTGGAGGTCCGCGGCGGCCCGGCGCGCGCGGAGGACCAGGTCGTCGAGCTCCACCGGTTTGGAGAGATAGTCGCGCGCGCCCTGCTTGATGGCGTCCACCGCGCTGGCGATGTCGCCGTGCGCCGTCACCATCATCACCGCCGTGTCGGGGAACTGCGCGCGCAGCTCCGGCAGGAAGTGGATGCCGTCGCCATCCGGCAGGCGGCGGTCCAGCACCACCACCTCCGGGGCCTGCCGGGCCAGCGCCGCGCGGGCGTCATGGAGCGAGTGCGCCAGCGTCACCCGGAAGCCCTCGTGCCGCAGCACCGTGGCCGCCAGCGACGCGAACGTCCGGTCGTCGTCCACCAGCAGCAGATGGGTGCTCATGACGTGGACTCCAGGGGTAGCCGCAGCGTGAAGAGACTGCCCAGGGGACGGCGCGTATACGTGAGGCTTCCACCGTGAGCCTCCACCGACGTGCGCGCCATGGGCAACCCCAGGCCCACGCCCTTCGCGCGTCCCGTCGCGAACGGCTCCCACAGCCGAGGCTCCAGCCTCGGGTCCACCCCGCCCGCGTTGTCCTCCACCACCAGCACCGCGTCGGCTCCTTCCCGCGTCAGGTTCACCACCACCCACGGCTCGGGCCTAAGGCCCGTGTCCTTGGCCACCGCGCCCGCCTCCACCGCGTTGCGCACCAGGTTGTCGATGGCCGACACCAGCAGCGCCGCGTCGCCCTGCACGGTGAGATTCTCCTCCAGCGACGTGCGCAGCTCCACCTCCTCCGACTCCGGCAGCATGCGCACCGCCTGCAGCGCGTCCTCCACCAACAGCCGCATCTCACAGCTGCGGCGCAGCGCGGCACGCGGCGCGCCGAAGGACAGCAGCGAGCGCGCCAGGTGCCCCAGCCGCTCCACCTGCGAGCGCAGCCCCCGCACCGGCAGCTCGCTGCCCGCGGGCGTCTTCCTCAACACGGACAGCGCGGCCTGGATGCCGTTGAGCGCGTTCTTCACCTCGTGCGCGATGAGCGCCGCGGCGGTGCCCAGCGCGGCCATCGTCTCCTGCCTGCGCAGCCGCTCCTCCGCCTCCAGCAGCGAGCGGTACGAGTGGCGC
This window contains:
- a CDS encoding metallophosphoesterase family protein, giving the protein MRVAILADIHGNLPACEAVLEDIARSVAPDYIVAAGDLALRGAHPRETVDLLFDRCDSVLMGNTDCYLAGNYLGGAYRERDHWKTELLRWTRDQLGDSLLQKLGALPFSVRYTPRKGQDLFVCHANPRNLEESLDPTLDDVAVRRYFAHLDAAACAFGHLHFPYRRRVGRMLIADVASAGIPRDGDLRPAYGVFTYTPKGWRVQIRRVRYPVRKATQALTARRVPGGPLLIHKLVEARYRHHHALMEAARRHSGLPPPGPVLRPPPGAPVRNAAVPLEGRAPVDVDPASLPTDLDGTVTDAAPLPLDVLNDLDG
- a CDS encoding carbonic anhydrase; its protein translation is MKKLIRGLLDFQLKGRPAYRETFARLANGQNPDCLFISCSDSRMVPNLLVTTDPGDLFVVRNVGNLIPPSDTKGVSMGDQSEAAALEFSLSNLEVEDLVICGHSSCGAMKAVLAGGEVPGAPNLQAWLKHGQEALRALKEGSTVGEGLAEYDRLSQLNVLQQLQHVSSYPLVKERVAAGKLRLHGWWFDIASAQVHVWRPGHGRFVPMTELVGEALLRELSGDILHPGEGSAANQEGSPPRLSVASNH
- a CDS encoding DUF1634 domain-containing protein; amino-acid sequence: MKEPPSTEPRPQAPAPRVSSPPEPEAVPLVPELLISDLLRHGVVASLSLVTLGTVVTFFRHPDYLVSSEALERLTAPHPVPHGLAEVVAGAMAARGQSFVMAGLLVMMAVPVMRVALSLLIFRQQKDRLFVAITTAVLVLLLVSFLVGAAEG
- a CDS encoding sulfite exporter TauE/SafE family protein → MTPFFFTFVVLCFSVGAGLLGSLLGIGGGLILIPVLTLLLKVDIHYAVGASIVSVIATSSGAAAAYVRERMANLRVAMFLELATTAGALTGAFLSGRVGGRGVYLVFGAVMAYSALVMLRRMNGGVPAPVPEDALADRLALHGGYWDESTGREVRYRVTRPLAGLGLMYVAGTVSGMLGIGSGALKVPAMDLTMRLPLKVSTATSNFMIGVTAAASAGVYFARGHIDPFIAGPVCVGVTLGAWLGSRHLMTRVDAAWLRVLFVGVLLWVAFEMLHKGWTS
- a CDS encoding phosphoglycerate mutase family protein, which gives rise to MSPRELPLLFVRHAEAEDTHVLGDEARSLTPEGRALFRQHARKLARLTPLRGIITSPLVRAVQTAELLAEALGLSRVEVHPALIPRRSGARRILKLARELGTGFALVGHNPSLEQALALALGDDVQAPEKLRKGTAVALQHTGDDGDFQLVWWASPGRVLRRYDGDR
- a CDS encoding SulP family inorganic anion transporter → MSTSQGNAGSAWKSWAADLPASLVVFLVALPLCMGIALASGAPIVSGLIAGVVGGLVVGLLGGAPLQVSGPAAGLAVMVFGFIQTMGLAMTCAAVAVAGLIQMGLGWMKVARAALAISPAVIHGMLAGIGILIVLGQVHIVLGGSPQSNAWQNLKELPGQVMDLHGPAAMLGLLTIALMVVWPMLAKGKLKLVPAPLVAVVGASAVSVIWGADVARVELPANVFSSMQWPALPTGNWGPFVTAVLSLALVASAESLLSAVATDKMHTGPRANLDKELFAQGVANTVSGLVGGLPITGVIVRSAANIAAGARTRMSALMHGIWLLLFVTMLGSVAGLVPLTVLAGLLVVVGAKLVNMHHIRELSKRGEVVVYAATVAGVVGINLLAGIGLGLLVAILRLLWRLGSVKVDVTQANGEHLVRVSGSLTFVGVPRLSTALAQIPAGSKVRIDLSVDTLDHSGFEAIESWSDTYRKTGGSVVMESLEEVWVRSGTTQASRSVLNTSVSSNKLASEGAP